The Schistocerca nitens isolate TAMUIC-IGC-003100 chromosome 2, iqSchNite1.1, whole genome shotgun sequence nucleotide sequence ttcgggggacgacggctcaaatccgcgttcgaccatccagattttccgcgatttcctcatatcgctccaggcaaattccgagaAATTTCCTTTGAAGGGACACGGgctatttccttccctgtccttggaTGATCTAGTTTCTGAAggcatgttaaaccctaatcttccttccttctacttccatttcactacaagataagctTTCTCTAGCAGCAACAAACACGCCCCAACCAACTGAATTTAGTCTATACCCTTCTGCCCTTGGTCAAAACTTGGATTAAACTTTTCCCTTGGCTTAGCCAACTTTAAATAGCTATGAAGATTGTTTTTTAAGTGCTTCCCATGACTGCTTGAAGTTCTGGtcgtttcccaacacagctacgacaatttacaaatgtAATCTACCATCGTCCTATGTTTGACCCACTCTCTCAGAGACCGTACGCATGTCTGAGCTTTTCCAGCATCCTCTAACTTAAATATCGTTCAGTCCGCACCACACACGCTCCGCTAACCATATAGCCACCTAGCTCCGTACGAAAGGACGCAAAGTCCTGTCGACAATGTTGCAGATGTCTCAAACCCGACTGACTGTCTTTATGACTTCTTATAAACGCTGAAACCGGAGTGAATCTCCTCTGATTCGAAGCGACACGCATCATTGCTACCGACGtgagccactacctgcagttggctgcttTCTGCGCTTTTCGTGGTATCTGGAAGCGTCCGTTCCAGATCTGGGTTGACTCCTTCCGGTAGGCACACAAAGTGCACAATGGATTTCTTCCTCTCCTTGACAGCACAACATCCCTAAGgatctccatcacccgcctaacactggAGTATCCTAAGATCAATAACCCTATCTTCCGTGAATGTTTGGACCTTGCAAACCGAGAAGTATCCTATGACACAGGGAAAACGCTTGCATCTGCCAAAGCTTCGTAATACCCACAGATATCGCCTGAAACCCGTTTCTCAGGCAATTTCGAGAGGCCTTTCGATCCGTCTTCCAGAAAGCCTTCTGTCGGTCACATCTTAGAACGACCTCTTACTGTAAATTTTAATGAACCTCTTTTGGCTAATTACAGATAcatgatgttcggaaattcccgttacaaacttctaggacttatttAGGGAAGTGagtacattatattttaaatagGAACTTATGTTCGAAAACGTACCATTTGCGTTCTAtgatggtttcagttcagatattAAATTCATCCACTTCcgtttgaggaactgaattaggcttgACGCAGTACTGTTATTAGGTAACAAATAAGTATAATAAAGCATCCCTTTATCACTGAAGTACATTTGTATTAACGCTTAACCATTATGTTCTGTacgtggattactttttgttttGGTTTATTGCGAACATGTAATGTTTGAgtgtaaatacaaaaaaatgtgctgaagtgataaatggatgtatcGTTACCTTTCgtttcgaactgttacctaataattgtagtgCGTCACGCCCAAGTGAGTTCTTCAAGCATAAGTGGATGAGTCAAACatatgaactgaaaccgtcgtagaatggaaacggtacgtttccggacatgagctCATATTCAATATATTACATACTCATACCGCTATACAAGTTCTGGCAGTTTGTAACGGGACTTTATGACCATCTAGTATACTTAATAAAATGACTCAAATGTATATTAAAAGTGACAGAAGGTCTTCGCTGCTGCCTAAAATTCTAGTAGTTTATATTACTTCGGATTAtaaaaagtaataatgtaacaataCATTGTTCAGACGAATTGATGTTTATTAATGGATACAAAAATTTGTACGAAGTGAGGatgagtagttggttggttggtccaCGTCAGTCGTTAACCATGGTAGGCGCCGCCGTAGGCCAGGGCGGGAGCGTAGGCGGCCCTAGCGAGGGGGGCGGCGTAGGCAGCCCTGGCGATGGGAGCGGCGTAAGCCCTGGCGGGGGCGGCGACGGCCACGGGGGCGTGGGCGACGGCCACGGGGGCGGCTACGGCGGGGTGGGCGCCGGCCTCCTTGTGCACGACGGCGTTGAAGCCGTTGACGGGGTCAGCCGTGTAGTCGACGGTGCGGATGGAGCCGTCGGGCTCGGCCAGGCTGTAGCTGCCCTGGACGACGTCTCCGCTGCGACTCTCGTGCTGAGTCTTGGAGTCACCAGTGTGGGCGTCCTGGACGTTGTAGGCGAAGCTGTACTCGGGGTGCGGGTCGTACTCCacagcggcgggggcggcagcgacAGCTGGGGCGTAGGCCCTGGCTACGGGGGCGGCGTAAGCCCTAGCGACGGGGGCGGCGTAACGAGCGATGGGAGCGGCGTAGGCGGGGGCGGCGTATCCTCGGGCAGCCAGAGGTGCGCCGGGGGCGTAGACGGCGGGGGCGCCCAGGTAGCCGGCGCTTGCCACGGCCACCACCACGGACAGGACGATCAACTGCCGGAGAAAGAGAACACTGTTATCATTCTTGCTATCGTCACAATCCTAATTAAACAATACTTCATCTTTTATGTAGAAATTGTTCTCCTTTACTGCTGTGGCTCTGCAGCAGATATCTTTTTTTGTAGGTATCTGTGACATTCCCATATGGGAGTCTgaagtgaagaaaaatttggaattcgCTAAATGAAATTCGGAGCAAAAGAAGAATAGCgttaatgtaattttaaaaacaTGCATCAATACTGAGTCTCCTTTCAAAACTTACTATTATATCTACATTCCGTGGATTAATACGCTACAACATACTGCGAAGTTTTTTTATGAAATAGTAAAGAAAGTTCAGATGGTTCAATACTGCCTGCGAAAGGCGCATATCCACAATTAAATCGCAGTGCTACACTTTACATTAATCTATTCCACATGTTCCCACGTTATCTGAATCGTAGTGTACTAATTATTGTGACTTCTGAATCGTAGGAATGTACGTGGTTTCTTCGATAATCGTCCTGACTCAAGTaccataaaaaatatttcatgAAGGAATTTGGCGTAATGTTTGAAATAGATTATGTCCTGAAGGTATTAAGAAAGGAACAAAAATGTGTCGTCTAACACATTCCTGCTCCGCACTATCGTCCACAATGTTCAGTTCCATTTTAAGTGATGGACAGATTCCGTGGTCCTCGTTTATGGCGTACGACAGGTGAAAGTAAGCTCTACACATAGCTCCGCTAAAGACGTCGGTACGATGACAAGCGAACACGAGAGTGCGCTGCTGCCGGTTGCCTCACCTTGCACGccatgctgttgctgttgctgtttgctGCTACGTTCCGCTGCTGTGTGCCTGCTTGGGCGGCGGTCACAGCTTATATAGCCACAGCCGTCGCCGCCTGGTCCCCCCTACGGCGCAAAATTTTCGCCATTCACCGCACTAAACCTGATCCCTGTCGCGCTTGTTCGCCGCATACTTCCTACATTGCAAAACGTCAGTGGCGAATATGAGTGTCTTAGTTAATTAGTAACATATACCCATGTTCCGTTTGCCCGTTAAATTGTAATGATATgaaacgagtcattttatattaacatcacaaattatttagtaaatatagctacttcttcttcttcagtagcattACAgctcttggtgagccttggcttcttcaacaatcttcctccacacttctcgattatttgctgctcttttccacgcCTGGACTCCCATACTCGTCATATCCATcattacctcgtcgatccatcttcttctaggtctcccttttcgcctaactgaatggatcatacctttcataagatcatcagtccctaagcttacacaccacttaacctaaattatcctaaggacaaacacacacccatgcccgaaggaggactcgaacctccaccaggaccagccgcacagtccacgactgcagcgtctgagaccgctcggctaatcccacgcggcaccaCCCtataccctatttattatttcctcaccatgtgttacacttacagggtgagaattattgaactatatataaaaatcgtcataacttctgaacggttagcGTTAGGatattcaaactgcactgttgaccACGGGGCATGATAGGAATCAGCATGCGTAGGCATGGTTTGGTTTCATTTAGATGGGCTCGTCAATAAGCATAATTGCGGTAtttcggggactgagaatccgcatttcgcaatcgggaagcctcttcaccctcaacaggataatcagtgcgatatttctTAACGTCACGGTGACTACCggaaggtacgtgaaggttttggaagatgatttcatccccattatccaaagtgaccctgatttcgacaagacgtggctCATGCAAAACGGAGATCGacgtcatcgaagcaggagagtgtctgatggaCGAAGGAGGACTTTGGAGGCCGCATTCTGGCtgtgggatacccagaggccacaggcctgggtctcgattggccgccacattctccggatctgaacacatgccactcctttttgtggggctgtattaaagacaagatgtacagcaacccCAACCTTCTAACTAGCgaactcagtgacaacagacgatccaaatacacacacacacacacacacacagcgggtATGGTACTGCAAAATACCTCCAAAGTATTCTCTTACATAGCACTCGCAACGGAACTCCTACAAAAAACACCACCAGGCCACCCCACCTAGATGctagacagtgaaacaaaacaACGTAATATCACGCGTGCGCACTtgtacacacacgcgcgcgcgcgcgcgcgcgcgcgcgcgcgcgcacgcacgcaccaaATAACACTATCGACACTCCGGAAGACAAAGCACGTACGAAGCAGCTTGCATCCTGTACAGTGTGCGGGACACAACAACCAGACCTCATCACAATCAAACAGACACCCACACTTCACAGCCCTAAACAACTTCCCTCCCATCCTCACCCCACCAAGACGGTAACTATTGCAAGTATTGTAACTTAAAACAACAAACAATACTCCGAAAACAGAGAACCTCCGTATTGTAGCATTTATTATAGACAATATGTTCCCCTAAATTTCTGAAAAGTTATTTCCATCTTTACTTTTTCTATATTCTTACTGTGCATCCCACATTACATGTTTTAATACCTCACGTCTTAATGTATTCTCACTTGCATATACTTATGTTTTTCATTTAATCTTTTATGTTTTGTACCTTTATATTAACTTGtcctaaaatgaaataaatatacgaTGTGGAAATTCCTTTTATCAAAATAAATGAGTAGCAAGGACTTCTTGCAGTCATTTGTAAATaaaggataaaaataaaatgttcaaattatAGCGCAGAAGCGAACAATGAGCAACTTAGAAAGCTATAGAAAAGCCAACTCTTCCCCCTTCAGGGTTACAGAACCGAAAAATCTAAAAGAAAGTGCACATCCCCGCACAACTTCTGGACCTCGCTACACTCCTCAGGAGCTCTTTCTCGCGGAACATTCTTCGGATTACTACGCATCGCACGGATTTTTGGACGTGGCCATCAACACGAacgttgatgaaatcttctcgggcttccatccgggtagctgcgtcgaaaatgcgcgacgtttcgatgagtgtcattctcatcatctccTGGCGAAGAtgatcgccagaagatgatgagaatgacatcGAAACGTCGCgcattttcgacgcagctacccggatggaagtccgagaagatttcatcagcagtatacacacaccgggaaagcctacattcacataaCACGAACGTTTCTTCGGATTCTGCTTCGGACTGCCTGTACTTCCCAGTATGCACTGAACCTGTGATGTTGAACAAACTTTTTGTTGAACTGACGCGAGATTTTGCATTGTGTACAAAGTACATCTGTTTACAAATAGGGAAAGTGTCAACCGTTAACCCGGGTAATATTTACCGAATGCTAAATGATCATCTATGCAGTATGGAATTCCCTGAGAGTTCTACCAGTTTGCCCGAAGTGGAACTGAAAGACACCATTATTGCACTGATTTGTGACAGCGTGAATAGACATTCgaccataatgttgttgttgttgtggtcttcagtcctgagactggtttgatgcagctctccatgctactctatcctgtgcaagcttcttcatctcccagtacttactgcaacctacatccttctgaatctgcttagtgtattgatctcttggtctccctctacgatttttaccctccacgctgccctccaatgctaaatttgagatcccttgatgcctcaaaacatgtcctaccaaccgatcccttcttctagtcaagttgtgccacaaacttctcttctccccaatcctattcaatacctcctcattagttacgtgatctacccaccttatcttaagcattcttctgtagcaccacatttcgaaagcttctattctcttcttgtccaaactggttatcgtccatgtttcacttccatacatggctacactccatacaaatactttcagaaacgacttcctgacacttaaatctatactcgatgttaacaaatttctcttcttcacaaacgatttccttgccattgccagtctacattttatatcctctctacttcgaccatcatcagttattttactccctaaatagcaaaactcctttactactttaagtgtctcatttcctaatctaatcccctcagcatcacctgatttaatttgactacattccattatcctcgttttgcttttgttgatgttcatcttatatcctcctttcaagacactgtccattccgttcaactgctcttccaagtcctttgctgtctctgacagaattcaatgtcatcggcgaacctcaaagtttttacttcttctccatgaattttaatacctaccccgaatttttcttttgtttcatttactgcttgctcaatatacagattgaataacatcggggagaggctacaaccctgtctcactcctttcccaaccactgcttccctttcatgcccctcgactcttataactgccatctggtttctgtacaaattgtaaatagcctttcgctccctgtattttacccctgccaccttcagaatttgaaagagagtattccagttaacgttgtcaaaagctttctctaagtctacaaatgctagaaatgtaggtttgccttttcttaatctttcttctaagataagtcgtaaggttagtattgcctcacgtgttccaacatttctacggaatccaaactgatcttccccgagatccgcttctaccagtttttccattcgtctgtaaagaattcgcgttagtattttgcagctgtgacttattaaactgatagttcggtaattttcacatctgtcaacacctgctttctttgggattggaattattatattcttcttgaagtctgtgggtatttcgcctgtctcatacatcttgctcaccagatggtagagttttgtcatgactggctctcgcaaggccatcagtagttctaatggaatgttgtctactcccggggccttgtttcgactcaggtc carries:
- the LOC126236225 gene encoding cuticle protein 18.6-like; protein product: MACKLIVLSVVVAVASAGYLGAPAVYAPGAPLAARGYAAPAYAAPIARYAAPVARAYAAPVARAYAPAVAAAPAAVEYDPHPEYSFAYNVQDAHTGDSKTQHESRSGDVVQGSYSLAEPDGSIRTVDYTADPVNGFNAVVHKEAGAHPAVAAPVAVAHAPVAVAAPARAYAAPIARAAYAAPLARAAYAPALAYGGAYHG